A region from the Clavibacter sp. A6099 genome encodes:
- a CDS encoding inorganic phosphate transporter, whose product MDLTLIVVLVIALALFFDFTNGFHDTANAMATPIATGALKPRVAVAIAAVLNLVGAFLSTEVAKTVSGGIIREGDGGVQITPTMIFAGLMGAIVWNLVTWLRGLPSSSSHALFGGLIGAAVVGAGLGSVDFGVVLSKVILPALLAPAIAGLIAYATTKLAYSITRRSSGPNERGGFRYGQIFTSSLVALAHGTNDAQKTMGIITLTLIAGGFQAAGSGPEFWVIAVCAVAIALGTYMGGWRIIRTMGSGLTEVKPAQGFSAEASTAATILASSHLGFALSTTQVASGSVIGSGLGRRGASVRWNTVGKIALGWLLTLPSAAVVGAVAAFIASTGTVGFVIDAVVGVAVIVWIFRRSRRNAVDARNAIVEVDAAGFAVRGRKATKAARKAREAA is encoded by the coding sequence GTGGATCTCACCCTCATCGTCGTCCTGGTCATAGCCCTGGCCCTGTTCTTCGACTTCACCAACGGCTTCCACGACACGGCGAACGCGATGGCCACCCCCATCGCGACGGGTGCGCTGAAGCCGCGGGTGGCCGTCGCGATCGCCGCGGTCCTCAACCTCGTCGGCGCGTTCCTCAGCACCGAGGTCGCCAAGACCGTCTCCGGCGGCATCATCCGCGAGGGCGACGGCGGCGTGCAGATCACGCCGACCATGATCTTCGCGGGCCTCATGGGCGCCATCGTCTGGAACCTCGTCACCTGGCTCCGCGGCCTCCCGTCGAGCTCCAGCCACGCGCTGTTCGGCGGCCTCATCGGCGCGGCCGTCGTGGGCGCAGGGCTCGGCTCGGTCGACTTCGGCGTCGTGCTGTCGAAGGTCATCCTCCCGGCGCTCCTCGCCCCGGCCATCGCGGGCCTCATCGCGTACGCGACCACGAAGCTCGCCTACTCGATCACGCGCCGCTCGAGCGGCCCGAACGAGCGCGGCGGCTTCCGCTACGGCCAGATCTTCACGTCGTCGCTCGTGGCCCTCGCGCACGGCACCAACGACGCGCAGAAGACCATGGGCATCATCACCCTCACGCTCATCGCGGGCGGCTTCCAGGCGGCGGGCTCCGGCCCCGAGTTCTGGGTCATCGCGGTCTGCGCCGTCGCCATCGCGCTCGGCACCTACATGGGCGGCTGGCGCATCATCCGCACGATGGGATCCGGCCTCACCGAGGTCAAGCCCGCGCAGGGCTTCAGCGCCGAGGCGTCGACCGCGGCCACCATCCTCGCGTCCAGCCACCTCGGCTTCGCGCTCTCGACCACGCAGGTCGCGTCCGGATCCGTCATCGGCTCGGGCCTCGGCCGCCGCGGCGCGTCCGTCCGCTGGAACACGGTGGGCAAGATCGCGCTCGGCTGGCTGCTCACGCTGCCGTCGGCCGCCGTCGTGGGCGCCGTCGCCGCGTTCATCGCGAGCACCGGCACGGTCGGCTTCGTCATCGACGCGGTCGTCGGAGTCGCGGTCATCGTCTGGATCTTCCGGCGCTCGCGCCGGAACGCGGTCGATGCCCGCAACGCCATCGTCGAGGTCGACGCCGCCGGATTCGCGGTGCGCGGACGCAAGGCCACCAAGGCCGCCCGGAAGGCCAGGGAGGCCGCATGA
- a CDS encoding carboxylesterase/lipase family protein encodes MTPDADPPTPAYDPSELDVRVTGGTVRGVRERGIEAWRGIPFAAPPRGDLRFRAPQPVVAWQGARFAQHFGKVAPQVSAGAFMGAPQGTPMGEDCLTVNVIAPSGLSPDAARVNRESQLRPVMVFIHGGAYVVGSSRENPVQGEGLVRQGGIVYVSFNYRLGALGYLDFSRYSTPERPIESNLGLRDQVQALQWVRDNIREFGGDPDNVTVFGESAGGNAVTTLMAVPSAHGLFARAIAQSSPTNAVYPAEQTARWAGEFVDLLAGRAGRAPDDAEAVRLLTAASASTLAATANELMVRTPDEEPGTITFSPVIDGDVLPERPLDAFKHGRAARVPLIIGTNEREGSLFTGRLDILATTPPRIEAVFAKTDEAHREELAALYPGLPKRRAALDFGGDYAFWFPSIKVAERHARYAPVHFYRFDIAPRLVHLMGLDATHGLELFALFDRMDSMLGRGMTLLGGRRAFVAAGERMRIAWLRFAQDGTVDESWPPYVGGADEAPGTGASDAGASGERATLVFDVVDRIEHDPHADRRVAWRDFVPHI; translated from the coding sequence GTGACCCCCGACGCCGATCCGCCCACCCCGGCGTACGACCCGTCGGAGCTCGACGTGCGGGTCACCGGCGGCACCGTCCGCGGCGTGCGCGAGCGCGGGATCGAAGCATGGCGCGGCATCCCCTTCGCGGCACCGCCCCGCGGCGACCTCCGCTTCCGGGCGCCGCAGCCCGTCGTCGCCTGGCAGGGCGCGCGCTTCGCCCAGCACTTCGGCAAGGTCGCGCCGCAGGTCAGCGCGGGCGCGTTCATGGGCGCGCCGCAGGGCACGCCGATGGGGGAGGACTGCCTCACCGTCAACGTCATCGCGCCCTCAGGCCTCAGCCCCGACGCCGCCCGCGTGAACCGCGAGTCGCAGCTGCGGCCGGTCATGGTCTTCATCCACGGCGGCGCCTACGTCGTCGGATCCTCGCGGGAGAACCCCGTGCAGGGCGAGGGCCTCGTCCGCCAGGGCGGCATCGTCTACGTGAGCTTCAACTACCGGCTCGGCGCGCTCGGCTACCTCGACTTCAGCCGGTACTCGACGCCCGAGCGGCCCATCGAGTCGAACCTCGGCTTGCGCGACCAGGTGCAGGCGCTGCAGTGGGTGCGCGACAACATCCGCGAGTTCGGCGGGGATCCCGACAACGTCACGGTCTTCGGCGAGTCCGCGGGCGGCAACGCCGTCACGACCCTCATGGCGGTGCCGTCGGCGCACGGGCTGTTCGCGCGCGCCATCGCGCAGAGCTCGCCGACGAACGCCGTCTACCCGGCAGAGCAGACCGCGCGGTGGGCCGGGGAGTTCGTGGACCTCCTCGCGGGTCGGGCGGGCCGCGCGCCCGACGATGCAGAGGCCGTCCGGCTGCTCACGGCCGCGAGCGCATCCACCCTCGCCGCGACGGCCAACGAGCTGATGGTGCGGACGCCCGACGAGGAGCCGGGGACCATCACGTTCAGCCCCGTCATCGACGGCGACGTGCTGCCGGAGCGCCCGCTCGACGCGTTCAAGCACGGCCGCGCGGCCCGGGTGCCGCTCATCATCGGCACCAACGAGCGCGAGGGATCCCTGTTCACGGGCCGGCTCGACATCCTCGCGACCACGCCGCCCCGCATCGAGGCGGTGTTCGCGAAGACCGACGAGGCCCACCGCGAGGAGCTCGCCGCGCTCTACCCCGGCCTGCCCAAGCGCCGGGCCGCGCTCGACTTCGGCGGCGACTACGCCTTCTGGTTCCCGTCGATCAAGGTCGCCGAGCGCCATGCCCGCTACGCGCCCGTGCACTTCTACCGCTTCGACATCGCCCCGCGCCTCGTGCACCTCATGGGCCTCGACGCCACGCACGGCCTCGAGCTGTTCGCCCTGTTCGACCGCATGGACTCGATGCTCGGCCGCGGCATGACGCTGCTCGGCGGCCGGCGCGCGTTCGTCGCGGCGGGCGAGCGGATGCGCATCGCGTGGCTCCGCTTCGCGCAGGACGGCACCGTCGACGAGTCCTGGCCGCCCTACGTGGGCGGCGCCGACGAGGCTCCGGGCACCGGTGCGTCGGACGCGGGGGCATCGGGGGAGCGGGCGACCCTCGTCTTCGACGTGGTCGACCGCATCGAGCACGACCCGCACGCCGACCGCCGCGTCGCCTGGCGCGACTTCGTACCGCACATCTGA
- a CDS encoding CYTH and CHAD domain-containing protein — protein MVHTSSVEIERKYDVPDGVPVPAFTGIEGIAEARPAEPVTLVAVYLDTADHALADRRMILRRREGGHDAGWHVKLPADGGEGRTELGWPLADGDDGDGAIPPAVLDQVAVHVRGRELTPLARLETVRTTVTLHDADGRAVAEFADDRVTGSDIRGGTVRAWHEWEVELLPDAPAKRKQRAALLDRIERHMVDAGARPSDSASKLARALGADALGREAPAGPALPDPTTLTKESPASEVARAILARGVRDLVAADPHVRADEHDAVHRMRVAVRRLRSALRTHQDVIDPAATAPVRAELTALGTVLGGARDMEVLRDRVVWSVVEHDTETVPDHVGDALHDVLDERYRRARERVVRALSSARYLALLDDLDRLVADPPLTHDASAPAGPALHAALRRDAERVGRRAAVAQEAVGEAARTEALHEVRKAAKRLRYAAEEFSGRTVQVLGRKTMRLATAAEEVHDELGEHRDGIAMQRVLRDEAKRLAARGEDAFALGVLHEAERLRTESALWRAERALERLLATAVPGA, from the coding sequence ATGGTCCACACATCGTCCGTCGAGATCGAGCGCAAGTACGACGTCCCGGACGGGGTGCCCGTCCCGGCCTTCACCGGCATCGAGGGGATCGCCGAGGCGCGACCCGCGGAGCCCGTGACGCTCGTGGCGGTCTACCTCGACACCGCGGACCACGCGCTCGCCGACCGCCGCATGATCCTCCGCCGCCGCGAGGGCGGGCACGATGCGGGCTGGCACGTGAAGCTCCCGGCCGACGGCGGCGAGGGACGCACGGAGCTCGGCTGGCCGCTGGCCGACGGCGACGACGGCGATGGCGCGATCCCGCCGGCCGTGCTCGACCAGGTGGCCGTGCACGTGCGCGGCCGCGAGCTCACGCCCCTCGCGCGCCTCGAGACCGTCCGCACCACCGTCACGCTGCACGACGCCGACGGGCGCGCGGTCGCCGAGTTCGCCGACGACCGCGTCACCGGATCCGACATCCGCGGCGGCACCGTGCGCGCCTGGCACGAGTGGGAGGTCGAGCTGCTGCCGGACGCGCCCGCGAAGCGGAAGCAGCGCGCGGCGCTCCTCGACCGGATCGAGCGGCACATGGTCGACGCGGGCGCCCGCCCCTCCGACAGCGCCTCGAAGCTCGCCCGCGCGCTCGGCGCCGATGCGCTCGGACGCGAGGCGCCCGCGGGTCCCGCCCTGCCGGATCCCACGACCCTCACGAAGGAGAGCCCCGCATCCGAGGTGGCCCGCGCGATCCTCGCCCGCGGCGTCCGCGACCTCGTGGCCGCCGACCCGCACGTGCGCGCCGACGAGCACGACGCCGTGCACCGGATGCGCGTCGCCGTCCGCCGGCTCCGCAGCGCGCTCCGCACCCACCAGGACGTGATCGACCCGGCGGCCACGGCGCCCGTCCGCGCCGAGCTCACCGCGCTCGGGACCGTCCTCGGCGGCGCGCGCGACATGGAGGTGCTGCGCGACCGCGTCGTCTGGTCGGTGGTGGAGCACGACACGGAGACCGTGCCCGACCACGTCGGCGACGCCCTGCACGACGTCCTCGACGAGCGCTACCGCCGCGCCCGCGAGCGCGTGGTCCGCGCGCTCTCGTCCGCTCGCTACCTCGCGCTGCTCGACGACCTCGACCGGCTGGTCGCGGATCCGCCCCTCACGCACGACGCGAGCGCCCCGGCGGGTCCCGCCCTGCACGCGGCCCTCCGTCGCGACGCCGAGCGGGTCGGCCGCCGGGCAGCGGTCGCGCAGGAGGCGGTCGGCGAGGCCGCGCGCACCGAGGCGCTGCACGAGGTCCGCAAGGCCGCCAAGCGCCTCCGCTACGCCGCGGAGGAGTTCAGCGGCCGCACGGTCCAGGTCCTCGGCCGGAAGACGATGCGGCTCGCGACCGCCGCCGAGGAGGTGCACGACGAGCTCGGCGAGCACCGCGATGGCATCGCGATGCAGCGGGTCCTCCGCGACGAGGCGAAGCGCCTCGCGGCCCGCGGCGAGGACGCCTTCGCGCTCGGCGTGCTGCACGAGGCCGAGCGGCTGCGCACCGAGTCCGCGCTGTGGCGGGCCGAGCGCGCGCTGGAGCGCCTGCTCGCGACCGCCGTCCCGGGAGCGTGA
- a CDS encoding YihY/virulence factor BrkB family protein: protein MPIRPRRVAPDDAAPQAELDEQALHRRQRIGRELGWYACRRAVYGFMKHRGIDMAASLTFYSTLSLVPAAVAVLSLIGVVGDTRAGVEGVLGVLTAVLGDSAVDVIRDPVEQLADGPRSGIAFTVSFLGALWTSAAYVTAFGRAMNRVQETEEGRPLVKYRALMLGVTVALLVVSVVMVGMLLLTDDGARALGQQLGLGDTTLVVWSIVKWPLLAALLTGIIGVLYAATPNLRRRRVDLLTWGSLVAIVAWGLGTAGFVWYVTTIATYESTYGVLGAVIVLLLWLYIGNLSLVLGGELDVEIIRARQLQAGIPAEHALRLPVRDTTRADRLARRRALLEDEGRRLREARSGGHGSDPGERRADAPQTLPEDDTREVRVRRKRWSARPSSRRSRRA from the coding sequence ATGCCCATCCGCCCGCGACGCGTCGCGCCCGACGACGCCGCGCCGCAGGCCGAGCTCGACGAGCAGGCGCTGCACCGACGCCAGCGCATCGGCCGCGAGCTCGGCTGGTACGCGTGCCGCCGCGCGGTCTACGGCTTCATGAAGCACCGCGGCATCGACATGGCCGCGAGCCTCACCTTCTACTCCACGCTCTCGCTCGTCCCCGCGGCGGTCGCGGTGCTCAGCCTCATCGGCGTCGTCGGCGACACGCGCGCCGGCGTCGAGGGCGTGCTCGGCGTGCTCACGGCCGTGCTGGGCGACTCGGCCGTCGACGTGATCCGCGACCCCGTCGAGCAGCTCGCCGACGGGCCGCGCTCGGGCATCGCCTTCACCGTCAGCTTCCTCGGGGCGCTCTGGACCTCGGCCGCCTACGTCACCGCCTTCGGCCGGGCGATGAACCGCGTGCAGGAGACCGAGGAGGGCCGGCCGCTCGTGAAGTACCGGGCGCTGATGCTCGGGGTCACCGTCGCGCTGCTCGTCGTCAGCGTCGTGATGGTCGGCATGCTGCTGCTCACCGACGACGGCGCCCGCGCGCTCGGGCAGCAGCTCGGCCTCGGGGACACGACGCTCGTGGTGTGGTCGATCGTCAAGTGGCCGCTGCTCGCGGCACTGCTGACGGGGATCATCGGCGTGCTGTACGCCGCGACGCCGAACCTGCGTCGGCGCCGGGTGGACCTGCTCACCTGGGGCAGCCTCGTGGCGATCGTGGCCTGGGGCCTCGGCACCGCCGGCTTCGTCTGGTACGTGACGACCATCGCGACCTACGAGTCGACCTACGGGGTGCTCGGCGCGGTGATCGTGCTGCTGCTGTGGCTCTACATCGGGAACCTGTCGCTCGTGCTCGGCGGGGAGCTCGACGTGGAGATCATCCGCGCCCGCCAGCTGCAGGCGGGGATCCCGGCCGAGCACGCGCTGCGACTGCCGGTGCGCGACACGACCCGCGCCGACCGGCTCGCCCGGCGCCGCGCCCTCCTCGAAGACGAGGGGCGGCGCCTGCGCGAGGCGCGCTCGGGAGGACACGGGTCGGACCCCGGGGAGCGCCGGGCGGATGCACCGCAGACGCTCCCCGAGGACGACACGAGGGAGGTGCGGGTCAGGCGGAAGCGCTGGTCCGCACGACCATCTTCCCGACGTTCTCGCCGCGCATGA
- a CDS encoding NADP-dependent oxidoreductase has product MSARSIQWQLAKRPTGEPTPDDVRRVEVDLPDLQDGEVRVENEFISVDPYMRGRMNDVPSYVPPFQLDEAMTGSAVGRVVESRSDDLAVGTLVSHMLGWRDVAQGQAGGFRPVPEVPGVASSAHLGVLGLTGLTAYVGLTRIASIKEGDVVFVSGAAGAVGSMVGQIARLLGASRVVGSAGSAEKVERLTSHLGFDAAFDYHGGDLEQKLAEAAPDGIDLYFDNVGGDHLSAALGALKNGGRVANCGSISTYNSTGEEIAIRNTGRIVTRGLTLRGFTLGNHQDLAPEFAQKMGPWLAEGRITADETVIDGIDRAFEAFTGLMRGENVGKMVVRTSASA; this is encoded by the coding sequence ATGTCTGCACGCAGCATCCAGTGGCAGCTGGCGAAGCGCCCCACCGGCGAGCCCACCCCCGACGACGTGCGCCGCGTCGAGGTCGACCTGCCCGACCTGCAGGACGGCGAGGTCCGCGTCGAGAACGAGTTCATCTCCGTCGACCCCTACATGCGCGGCCGCATGAACGACGTGCCGTCCTACGTGCCGCCGTTCCAGCTCGACGAGGCCATGACCGGATCCGCCGTCGGCCGCGTCGTCGAGTCCCGCTCCGACGACCTCGCGGTCGGCACGCTCGTCAGCCACATGCTCGGCTGGCGCGACGTCGCCCAGGGTCAGGCCGGCGGCTTCCGCCCCGTGCCCGAGGTCCCGGGCGTCGCGTCCTCCGCGCACCTCGGCGTGCTGGGCCTCACGGGCCTCACCGCGTACGTCGGCCTCACCCGCATCGCCTCCATCAAGGAGGGCGACGTCGTCTTCGTGTCCGGCGCGGCCGGCGCGGTCGGCTCCATGGTCGGCCAGATAGCCCGCCTGCTCGGCGCCTCGCGCGTCGTCGGCAGCGCCGGATCCGCGGAGAAGGTCGAGCGCCTCACCTCGCACCTCGGCTTCGACGCCGCGTTCGACTACCACGGCGGCGACCTCGAGCAGAAGCTCGCGGAGGCGGCGCCCGACGGCATCGACCTCTACTTCGACAACGTCGGCGGCGACCACCTCTCGGCCGCGCTCGGCGCGCTCAAGAACGGCGGCCGCGTCGCCAACTGCGGGTCGATCTCGACCTACAACTCCACCGGCGAGGAGATCGCGATCCGCAACACGGGCCGCATCGTCACGCGCGGCCTCACGCTCCGCGGCTTCACCCTCGGCAACCACCAGGACCTCGCGCCCGAGTTCGCCCAGAAGATGGGCCCGTGGCTCGCCGAGGGCCGCATCACCGCCGACGAGACCGTGATCGACGGGATCGACCGCGCGTTCGAGGCCTTCACCGGCCTCATGCGCGGCGAGAACGTCGGGAAGATGGTCGTGCGGACCAGCGCTTCCGCCTGA
- a CDS encoding NmrA family NAD(P)-binding protein yields the protein MTTSSPTSASGPVVVAGATGDIGRRIVRELLAAGARVRVLTRPGSTAAAEAWGDDPRVEVVEAAYTDRAALIRAVAGARVVVSAVSGARAVIVGAQRALLTAAVAAGVPRFIPSDYSSDYRRVTPGSNRNFELRREFAADLDAAPIRATSVLNGAFADMLTGQAPIVLFDRRRVLYWSSADQVLDFTTKDDTARVTALVALDDDAPRVVEVAGDRVTARDLARTMTEITGTPFALQWAGSTGVLSTAAKAMRRVGRDEQETFPAWQGMQYLVSMYSGEAELLHVDRERLGAHTWTSVRDVLAAHVAERGASTAA from the coding sequence GTGACCACCTCTTCCCCCACATCCGCATCCGGCCCCGTCGTCGTCGCCGGCGCCACCGGCGACATCGGCCGCCGCATCGTCCGCGAGCTGCTCGCCGCTGGCGCGCGCGTCCGCGTCCTCACCCGGCCTGGCAGCACGGCCGCCGCCGAGGCGTGGGGCGACGACCCCCGCGTCGAGGTCGTGGAGGCGGCGTACACCGACCGGGCCGCGCTGATCCGCGCGGTCGCCGGCGCGCGCGTCGTCGTCTCCGCCGTGAGCGGGGCGCGGGCCGTGATCGTGGGGGCGCAGCGCGCGCTCCTGACAGCGGCGGTCGCCGCCGGCGTGCCGCGCTTCATCCCCTCGGACTACTCCTCCGACTACCGCCGGGTCACGCCCGGCAGCAACCGCAACTTCGAGCTCCGGCGCGAGTTCGCGGCCGACCTCGACGCGGCGCCGATCCGGGCGACCTCGGTGCTCAACGGCGCCTTCGCCGACATGCTCACCGGGCAGGCGCCCATCGTCCTGTTCGACCGGCGCCGCGTCCTGTACTGGTCGTCCGCCGACCAGGTGCTCGACTTCACGACCAAGGACGACACCGCCCGCGTGACGGCGCTCGTCGCGCTCGACGACGACGCGCCGCGCGTGGTCGAGGTGGCGGGGGACCGCGTGACCGCGCGCGATCTCGCGCGCACCATGACGGAGATCACGGGCACGCCGTTCGCGCTGCAGTGGGCGGGCAGCACGGGGGTCCTCTCCACGGCGGCCAAGGCGATGCGCCGGGTCGGCCGCGACGAGCAGGAGACCTTCCCGGCATGGCAGGGGATGCAGTACCTCGTGAGCATGTACAGCGGCGAGGCGGAGCTCCTGCACGTCGACCGCGAGCGGTTGGGCGCGCACACCTGGACGAGCGTGCGGGACGTGCTGGCCGCGCACGTCGCCGAGCGCGGGGCATCGACCGCCGCGTAG
- a CDS encoding MarR family winged helix-turn-helix transcriptional regulator — protein sequence MSSSTSTRDLGHADVDASGIDWGSGGIETQFGWSIQSVYQGFVRTAQAAVADVPGGPRGYQVLVAVTTEEPSSQLALAQRLGIDKTQMTYVIDALAEGGHVERQPHPRDRRIRQVVPTDAGRTLLATARVALGEVEDALMGALAPDERIVLRRLLARVALGIGEAAGPAAEPSETERLEQPVAAPHRSRRPARRTIRDGEPS from the coding sequence ATGAGCTCATCCACCTCGACCCGCGACCTGGGTCACGCCGACGTGGACGCATCCGGCATCGACTGGGGCTCCGGTGGCATCGAGACGCAGTTCGGCTGGTCGATCCAGTCCGTCTACCAGGGCTTCGTGCGCACCGCGCAGGCCGCCGTCGCGGACGTGCCCGGCGGGCCCCGCGGCTACCAGGTGCTCGTCGCGGTCACCACGGAGGAGCCGTCGTCGCAGCTGGCCCTCGCGCAGCGGCTCGGAATCGACAAGACGCAGATGACCTACGTGATCGACGCGCTCGCCGAGGGAGGGCACGTCGAGCGGCAGCCGCACCCGCGCGACAGGCGGATCCGCCAGGTCGTGCCGACCGATGCCGGGCGCACCCTGCTGGCGACGGCCCGCGTCGCGCTCGGCGAGGTGGAGGACGCCCTGATGGGCGCCCTCGCCCCCGACGAGCGCATCGTGCTCCGCCGCCTCCTCGCCCGCGTCGCCCTCGGCATCGGCGAGGCCGCCGGCCCCGCCGCCGAGCCGTCGGAGACGGAGCGCCTCGAGCAGCCCGTCGCCGCCCCCCATCGTTCGCGCCGACCGGCGCGCCGCACCATCCGAGACGGAGAACCCTCGTGA